GTGATGGCGCATGCCTGCTATGGGCACAATTCCTTTTTCAAAGGCAATTACCTGTTTAAATCCTGGACAGATGCCAGCTCCATTATAGATTATCTGTTATTTGCCAAAAACTATATCGCCGAATGTGAAAATAAGTACGGGATTTCCGAGGTAGAATCAACCCTGGATGCCTGTCATGCCCTGATGAATCATGGCGTTGACAGGTACAAGCGGCCGCAGAAAATTTCCCTGGATGAAGAACTGAAACGGCAAAAAGACCGGGAAGAATACCTCCAGTCCCAGGTCAATTCTCTCTGGCGCACCTTGCCGGCAACACAAACACAGGAAGAGGAAACCAAAACCACTTTCCCCAGTGAGCCCCAGGAGAATATCTTATATTTTATCGAAAAAAATGCCCCCCTGCTGAAACCCTGGCAGCGGGAAATTGTCCGTGTGGTACGAAAGATCTCGCAATATTTTTATCCGCAAAAACAAACCCAGGTAATGAATGAAGGCTGGGCATGTTTCTGGCACTACACCATACTAAACCACCTTTACGATGAGGGCTTAATAACCGACAAATTTATGCTGGAATTTCTGCACAGCCATACCAGTGTCGTGGCCCAACCAGATTACAATAGCCCTTATTATTCGGGGATCAACCCCTATGCCCTGGGCTTTAATATGTTTATCGATATCCGCCGCATCTGCGAGCACCCCACCGAAGAGGACAAACGCTGGTTTCCGGAAATTGCCGGCAGCAACTGGTTAGATACGGTGCACTTTGCCATGGAAAACTTCAAGGATGAAAGCTTTATCAGCCAGTTTCTTTCCCCGAAACTGATGCGGGATTTTAAGCTGTTTCACATTCATGACGATGAAAGCAACAACTATGTGGAAATTGGCGCCATCCACAACGAGCAAGGGTATAAACAATTACGTACCACGCTGTCGAATCAATATAACCTGAGTAACCTGGAAGCCAATATCCAGGTGATTGATACCAATATCAACGGCGACCGTTCCCTGACCTTGCGCCATACTCCCCACAAGGGCGTGCCCCTGGCCGACTCCAGGCATGAGGTGCTCAAACACCTGCATTATTTGTGGCAATTTGACGTCAAGCTCGTTCAGGCCAACAAAGGCGGAGAGGATGAGGTTATCGGCCGTTGTCCGGACCTGGAAACCCAGGAACAAGTGTAAACAATACAGGCGGTAAAGCTCGCCCTGTATATAGACCAAGATTCGACACACAAAAAAACGGCCATATTATGGCCGTTTTTTTGTTGTAGAGATAAAAGCAACTTAGTCTGAAAGTTCTTTTAATACATCTTCTTTTAGCTCTAACCAGAGCTTGCCTGATTCGATACCGTATTTACGGACAGCAAAAACCGCATCATCAAACCGGTTCTCTTTCGCCAAATCTATCAGCTTTTGATAATATGTCCGGGATATCTCCCGTCCCTGCTCCTGGGCGAAATACAAGCTACCGATACGGGAATATAGTCCTTTAAAGCCGTTAAGGATCAATAAATAAATCGGATTTTCCGAAGCCACCACCAATTCTTTATTCAAACGGTAGTCAAATTCGGCAAATGCTTCGCCTGTATCTTCAACATCACGATAAGCACTTAATAATTCAATGGTTTTTTCAGGGTTGTTTTTAATAGCCCCGCGAACATAAATAGCACTGATATTGGTGCGGGCAGATAATAAATTATCCACCAGGTCAGGAATCCCCTCCTGATCTAACTGGGCCAGGTTTTCAAGGATATTTAAACTGGAAGTATCCCAGAAATTATTGACCCTGGTGGGTTTGCCGTGTTTTATGGTCAACCAGCCATCACGTGCCAGACGCTGAAGCACTTCTCTTAAAGTGGTTCTGGTGACTCCGATCAATTCTGACAACTCTCTCTCAGCTGGTAATATTGAACCAGGAGGGAAACCACCATTCCAAATGGACTCGACGATATATTGTTCTGCAAATCCCGCCGGACTTTGTGCTTTTATTACCATGAGGTTATTTTTTACCTTTGAGTGTTAGTTTAACCGCTAACTGATTGTACCAGAAGCTCCCCCGAGTACAAGCGTGTAAAAAACGAATATTGCGAATTATTCTCAATCCCAACGTTAACAGCAAAAAAGCGGACTCTCTGTATGCTAAAGATTTTCACTATTGCAGCATAAAAAAGCAACCTAACAAGAGAAAAGATAAGAAACGAAAATACGGCTATAATCACATAAACACCACTAAGGCTTTTAAATTAATCAATAAAGGTCTGAGTACGAAAGAATTTACCTTTAAATAAGAATTAATTTCACACCGAAGTTAATACGCCCTAATTTATTGTGGTATATTGTGATTTTACATAGTTAATAATAAAACTCGATGGTATTGGGCCATTGAGTTTAAAACAACGATAAAGGTTAGTTATGCAGCAATCATTTATGAGCGCACTGTACAAAAATTTCTTAGGGTCCTCGCCTGAGTGGTACAAGCTTGCTATTGTTTCTTTCTTAGTGATCAACCCGATACTCTTTTTCTATGTCAGTCCCTATATCGCCGGTTGGGCTTTGGTACTTGAATTCATCTTCACCCTGGCGATGGCATTAAAATGTTATCCGCTGCAACCAGGTGGCCTGATCGCCATTGAAGCCGTGATGATAGGCATGACTTCCCCCAAACAGGTCATGCATGAGCTCACCGCCAACCTGGAAGTCATCCTTCTGCTTGTCTTTATGGTGGCCGGTATTTATTTTATGAAGAACCTGTTGCTGTTCTTGTTTACCAAGATCATCACTAAAGTGAAATCAAAAACCGTCGTTTCCCTGATGTTCTGTTTCACCAGCGCCTTTTTATCCGCTTTCCTTGATGCCCTGACGGTGATTGCGGTCATTATTAGTGTTGCCGTTGGCTTCTATTCGGTTTACCACAAAGTCGCCTCGGGCAAAGAAAGCCATCATGATGATCACGACCATACCGAAGATCACCATCTGGGAGAATACAGCCGTAACGACCTGGACCAATTTCGCGCCTATTTACGTAATTTATTGATGCATGCCGGTGTCGGTACTGCACTAGGCGGTGTTTGTACCATAGTCGGCGAGCCGCAAAACCTGATTATCGGACAACAGGCAGGCTGGGATTTCCTTGAATTCGCCATCCGCATGTCACCGGTCACCTTCCCGGTATTAATTGCCGGCCTGATCACTTGTGTGGTCATGGAAAAGGTTAAATGGTTCGGTTACGGTGCCCAGCTCAGTGACAATGTACGCCAGGTCCTGATTGATTTTGATGAAAACGCAACCAAAAACCGCACCAAGCGGGATAATGTCAAACTGATTATGCAGGGGGTTATTGCCATTTGGTTGATTGTTGCCCTGGCCTTTCACCTTGCCGCCGTTGGCTTAATAGGTTTAAGCGTGATCATTTTAGCCACTGTATTTACCGGGGTTACCGACGAACACCAAATAGGCCACGCCTTCGAAGAAGCCCTGCCTTTTACCGCGCTATTAGCGGTATTCTTTGCCGTGGTAGCCGTGATCATCGACCAGCAGCTCTTTACCCCGGTAATCACCTGGGTGCTCACCTTTGAAGGCAACATGCAACTGGTGATGTTCTACCTGGCCAACGGCCTGTTATCTATGGTCAGCGACAATGTCTTTGTCGGCACGGTTTACATTACCGAAGTAACCAAAGCCCTGGCTGCCGGGCAGATCACCCGGGATCAATATGATTTACTGGCGGTTGCCATCAATACAGGTACCAACCTGCCAAGTGTGGCCACACCTAACGGTCAGGCAGCTTTCTTATTCCTGCTGACCTCTGCCCTGGCCCCGCTCATCCGCTTATCCTACGGACGTATGGTGATCATGGCTTTCCCTTATACCATAGTGCTTACTATCGTGGGCATGATAGCCATCTCGTCGGGTCATTTAACCGACTCTACCCAAAGCCTCTACGAATCGGGATTGATCCATCATCACACGGGTGAACCCGGAGCCGATATCCCATCTGCACATTAATATTTTGAAACGATTTTAAAGTAAAAAAAGCGCCCTTGCGGCGCTTTTTATTTACAGGATGTAATGTATGATGCTGTTAGTAACAGCTAAACATACAATTAACAATAACAACGAAAAGTAATGAAGGAAACGAAGTGAAAACTATCAGTGATCTCGTTGACAAGGCCACCCCGTGGAAATTACTGGCTTTAAGTGCTTTAGCCCTTGAACTGGTTGCCCTTTATTTTCAATATATTATGGGGCTTGAGCCCTGCATCATGTGTATCTACCAGCGTGTAGCGATTTGGGGTATTTTCTTTGCCGGTATTGTCGGCAGCCTGGGACACCCATTTTTTATTACCCGGTTAATTGCCTTTGCCTTATGGGGCACAGGTGCAATCTGGGGATTGCTGATCGCCATGGAACATGTAGAAATGCAGTCAGCGGCCTCGTCATTGTTCTTTACCTGCGATTATGTGCCTAACTTCCCCAGTTGGGCCCCCCTGCACCAATGGCTTCCCTGGTTATTTGAAGCCACGGGCGATTGCGGTGAAATCAGCTGGAGCTTCCTTGATTATTCCATGCCGCAATGGATGATAGCCACTTATGCTATTTATAGCGGTGTTTTTGTACTGGTATTGCTGGGACGCTTGCTATACGCCAGAAAAATATAGTCTTTTGAGATAAGCGACAACTGAAATAAAAAAGGCGATACCACAGGGCATCGCCTTTTTTATATTAAGTGTCCCAACTACATCAGAATAAAATAACAGAATAGGCCAATAACGCTGGAAACCAGCACGCTCAGAATTGCCCCTTCCTTTACCATATCCTGTATTTCTATGTAGCCGCTGCCGTAAGCAATAGCATTCGGCGCGGTTGCTACCGGCAACATAAAGGCACAACTGGCTGCCATCGCCGCCGGGATCATAAAGACAACGGGATCATAACCGGATGAAATTGCCGCCACCGCCAGTATCGGCATTAACAAAGTAGCCGTGGCGGTATTGCTGGTAATTTCGGTGAGATATGTCACCACCAGGCAAATAGTTAAAATCATTAAAATCGCAGGCAGGTTGGCTAAAGTCGTTAGCCAGTCGCCGAGCAAGGTACTTAATCCGGAGGCGGTAAAAGCCTTGGCAATGGCAATACCACCGGCGAACAGCAATAGCATGCCCCAGGGGATTTTCACGGCACTGTCCCAGTCCAGCAAACGCCCGCCTTTGCCGTTAGGTACCAGGAACATCAGCACAACCGCGGCAAGCGCTACTGTACTGTCACCGGCAAGGGGAATATCCAGGAGGCCACTCCAGCCACCAAAAGGCTCTTTACGGGTCACCCAGGCCAATGCCGTTAAGCCAAAGACCCACAAGGTTCTCTTCTCTTCCGGGCGCCATGAGCCTAAATCTGGTAGCTCGATCTTATGCTCTAAGGTAACGTTGCGGGTCAACCACAAGGCCATCAGCGGCAAAGCAACCAAGATCACAGGTACACCGATTTTCATCCAGGCCAGAAAGCCGAATTCTTTGCCTGTCTGCTCCTCGTATACCCCGGCAAAAATCACATTGGGGGGCGTGCCGATCAAAGAGCCCATGCCGCCGACACTGGCGGCATAGGCAATCCCGAGAATTAATGCCACTTTAAGCTTAGGATTGTCCACATGGGCCAGGATTGCCAGGGCAATAGGTAACATGATCAAAGTCGTTGCCGTGTTGGAGATCCACATACTTAAAAAGCCTGCCGCCAGCATAAAGCCTAAAACCAGGCGCCTGCCGCTGGAAACCCCCACCAGGCGGATCATATAAACCGCCAGCCGCTCATGGGCGCCACTCTTTTCCAGTGATTTGGAAAGCATAAAGGCCCCCATCAGCAGTAAAATCACATGGCTGCCCAGTGAAGCCGCCACCGCTTTATGATCTAGAATGCCGAATAAAGGAAACAGGGCAAACGGCACCAAAGAGGTTGCCGGGATAGGAATGGCTTCGCTGACCCACCAAATCACCGTCAGCAAAGTAATAGCGGCAGCCAAGGCCGGTTTTTCTGCCAGCCCCAGCTGTCCCAGGATAAAATAAAATGCGATCGCCATCAGCGGCGCGATCACAATAAAATGCTCTCGTTTAAGTCTCATGATTCTGCTTTATTATTTTCGTTATCGGTTTTACACATCAATTGCGTTTATGGCGTCAAAACTTAGTGCCATAGAACTTATTCTTTTGACATTAAGTCTTTAATAAAACGGCTCGCTTGCTGCCAGCGTGAATCCCCTGCCAGACTGGCCCAATCGGTCCGGGATGTTTTCAATAGCTTGCCTAAACGCCTGCTGCCTGCCGGATCTATACGGATATTAGCATTG
This genomic window from Thalassomonas viridans contains:
- a CDS encoding SpoVR family protein; protein product: MTKRKPLDDSPDWTFSLLRQYQTEIARVAEHYRLDTYPNQIEVIAAEQMMDAYASVGMPIGYNHWTFGKKFIQTEQTYKRGRMGLAYEIVINSDPCIAYLMEENTMTMQALVMAHACYGHNSFFKGNYLFKSWTDASSIIDYLLFAKNYIAECENKYGISEVESTLDACHALMNHGVDRYKRPQKISLDEELKRQKDREEYLQSQVNSLWRTLPATQTQEEETKTTFPSEPQENILYFIEKNAPLLKPWQREIVRVVRKISQYFYPQKQTQVMNEGWACFWHYTILNHLYDEGLITDKFMLEFLHSHTSVVAQPDYNSPYYSGINPYALGFNMFIDIRRICEHPTEEDKRWFPEIAGSNWLDTVHFAMENFKDESFISQFLSPKLMRDFKLFHIHDDESNNYVEIGAIHNEQGYKQLRTTLSNQYNLSNLEANIQVIDTNINGDRSLTLRHTPHKGVPLADSRHEVLKHLHYLWQFDVKLVQANKGGEDEVIGRCPDLETQEQV
- the fadR gene encoding fatty acid metabolism transcriptional regulator FadR — its product is MVIKAQSPAGFAEQYIVESIWNGGFPPGSILPAERELSELIGVTRTTLREVLQRLARDGWLTIKHGKPTRVNNFWDTSSLNILENLAQLDQEGIPDLVDNLLSARTNISAIYVRGAIKNNPEKTIELLSAYRDVEDTGEAFAEFDYRLNKELVVASENPIYLLILNGFKGLYSRIGSLYFAQEQGREISRTYYQKLIDLAKENRFDDAVFAVRKYGIESGKLWLELKEDVLKELSD
- the nhaB gene encoding sodium/proton antiporter NhaB codes for the protein MQQSFMSALYKNFLGSSPEWYKLAIVSFLVINPILFFYVSPYIAGWALVLEFIFTLAMALKCYPLQPGGLIAIEAVMIGMTSPKQVMHELTANLEVILLLVFMVAGIYFMKNLLLFLFTKIITKVKSKTVVSLMFCFTSAFLSAFLDALTVIAVIISVAVGFYSVYHKVASGKESHHDDHDHTEDHHLGEYSRNDLDQFRAYLRNLLMHAGVGTALGGVCTIVGEPQNLIIGQQAGWDFLEFAIRMSPVTFPVLIAGLITCVVMEKVKWFGYGAQLSDNVRQVLIDFDENATKNRTKRDNVKLIMQGVIAIWLIVALAFHLAAVGLIGLSVIILATVFTGVTDEHQIGHAFEEALPFTALLAVFFAVVAVIIDQQLFTPVITWVLTFEGNMQLVMFYLANGLLSMVSDNVFVGTVYITEVTKALAAGQITRDQYDLLAVAINTGTNLPSVATPNGQAAFLFLLTSALAPLIRLSYGRMVIMAFPYTIVLTIVGMIAISSGHLTDSTQSLYESGLIHHHTGEPGADIPSAH
- the dsbB gene encoding disulfide bond formation protein DsbB; amino-acid sequence: MKTISDLVDKATPWKLLALSALALELVALYFQYIMGLEPCIMCIYQRVAIWGIFFAGIVGSLGHPFFITRLIAFALWGTGAIWGLLIAMEHVEMQSAASSLFFTCDYVPNFPSWAPLHQWLPWLFEATGDCGEISWSFLDYSMPQWMIATYAIYSGVFVLVLLGRLLYARKI
- a CDS encoding SLC13 family permease translates to MRLKREHFIVIAPLMAIAFYFILGQLGLAEKPALAAAITLLTVIWWVSEAIPIPATSLVPFALFPLFGILDHKAVAASLGSHVILLLMGAFMLSKSLEKSGAHERLAVYMIRLVGVSSGRRLVLGFMLAAGFLSMWISNTATTLIMLPIALAILAHVDNPKLKVALILGIAYAASVGGMGSLIGTPPNVIFAGVYEEQTGKEFGFLAWMKIGVPVILVALPLMALWLTRNVTLEHKIELPDLGSWRPEEKRTLWVFGLTALAWVTRKEPFGGWSGLLDIPLAGDSTVALAAVVLMFLVPNGKGGRLLDWDSAVKIPWGMLLLFAGGIAIAKAFTASGLSTLLGDWLTTLANLPAILMILTICLVVTYLTEITSNTATATLLMPILAVAAISSGYDPVVFMIPAAMAASCAFMLPVATAPNAIAYGSGYIEIQDMVKEGAILSVLVSSVIGLFCYFILM